In the genome of Gloeotrichia echinulata CP02, one region contains:
- a CDS encoding anti-sigma regulatory factor codes for MITISLRPVGRYWGTISFASTLYLCPILDLLLAEIPAKLQAELRLGLQEALVNAAKHGNNLDPSKTVVVRFSLIDNQYWWVISDQGSGFTPSSESDDIDPIDYLPPDEAESGRGLCLLHQIFDQVQWNRKGTELRLCKQLENRPRLSLRR; via the coding sequence GTGATTACCATTTCGCTCCGTCCTGTTGGACGCTATTGGGGTACGATTAGTTTCGCCTCAACTCTATATCTTTGTCCAATTTTAGATTTATTATTGGCAGAGATTCCCGCTAAATTGCAGGCAGAACTGCGGCTAGGACTTCAAGAAGCCTTAGTAAACGCAGCAAAGCATGGCAATAATCTTGATCCTAGTAAAACAGTTGTAGTGCGGTTTTCGTTAATAGACAATCAATATTGGTGGGTAATCTCAGACCAAGGAAGCGGCTTTACTCCGTCATCTGAATCCGATGATATCGATCCTATCGACTATCTACCACCAGATGAAGCAGAAAGCGGTCGAGGGCTGTGTCTTCTCCATCAAATTTTTGATCAAGTACAGTGGAATCGCAAAGGCACAGAATTAAGGCTTTGTAAACAGCTGGAAAACCGCCCCCGCCTATCTCTGCGACGTTGA
- the rlmD gene encoding 23S rRNA (uracil(1939)-C(5))-methyltransferase RlmD, which translates to MTKLLWQQGDLIEVTITDLSDMGDGVGRCGDDRVVFVPDAVPGDRAVVRLAHVKPNYAHGKLKEILQPSPHRIRPSCIVADKCGGCQWQHINYEFQVAAKRNQVIQALERIGSFVQAPVDPVLVAASSSDYRNKATYPLGKSTTGQVQAGYYQKASHQLINLNQCPVQDSRLNPMLAEVKQDIQTRGWQIYDEHRHQGQVRHLGLRIGRRTGEILLTLVVKDWNLAGVETQAQEWLKRYPQLVGVSLNRNSDRTNAIFGSQTSCIAGVPYLREKFAGLEFQVRPDTFFQVYTETAEALLEVIQSELNLQGYEMLVDAYCGIGTLTLPLAKQVRQAMGLEVQPAAVEQAILNAERNGIHNVTFQVGAVEKILPNLGIIPEVVLLDPPRKGCDPVVIETLRQLKPSRIVYVSCKVATLARDLKLLCQGGLYTIKRVQPADFFPQTAHVEAAAFLVLSH; encoded by the coding sequence ATGACTAAACTTCTTTGGCAACAGGGTGATTTAATTGAAGTGACGATTACGGATTTGAGTGACATGGGTGATGGCGTGGGACGTTGCGGGGACGATCGCGTAGTTTTTGTCCCAGATGCTGTACCAGGCGATCGCGCTGTTGTCCGTTTAGCACATGTTAAGCCTAATTATGCCCACGGGAAACTTAAAGAAATATTGCAACCATCGCCCCATCGCATCCGACCGAGTTGCATTGTGGCTGATAAATGTGGTGGTTGTCAGTGGCAACATATTAACTATGAGTTCCAAGTAGCCGCAAAGCGTAATCAAGTTATCCAAGCTTTGGAACGTATTGGCTCTTTTGTTCAAGCACCAGTAGATCCTGTGCTGGTAGCTGCTTCATCTAGTGACTATCGCAATAAAGCTACCTATCCTTTAGGAAAATCAACAACCGGACAAGTACAAGCTGGTTACTACCAAAAAGCTAGCCACCAATTAATCAACTTGAATCAATGTCCAGTTCAAGATTCAAGATTAAATCCCATGCTAGCTGAAGTTAAGCAAGATATCCAAACGCGGGGTTGGCAAATTTATGACGAACATCGTCACCAAGGACAAGTTCGTCATCTTGGGTTACGCATTGGACGCCGCACTGGCGAAATATTACTGACTTTGGTCGTCAAGGACTGGAATTTAGCGGGAGTTGAAACCCAAGCCCAGGAATGGTTAAAACGCTATCCCCAGTTGGTGGGAGTGTCGTTAAATCGCAATAGCGATCGCACAAATGCTATCTTTGGATCACAAACCAGTTGTATTGCTGGTGTGCCCTACCTGCGAGAAAAATTTGCTGGATTGGAATTTCAAGTCCGCCCAGATACATTTTTTCAGGTTTATACTGAAACAGCAGAGGCACTATTAGAGGTGATTCAGTCGGAACTGAATCTTCAAGGGTATGAGATGTTAGTTGATGCTTATTGTGGTATTGGGACTTTAACTTTACCCCTAGCCAAACAAGTCCGTCAAGCTATGGGTTTGGAAGTACAACCAGCCGCAGTCGAACAAGCAATTTTGAATGCCGAACGCAATGGAATTCATAACGTTACATTCCAAGTTGGGGCGGTAGAAAAAATCCTGCCAAATTTAGGAATCATCCCAGAAGTGGTATTACTTGATCCGCCGCGCAAGGGGTGTGATCCTGTTGTCATCGAAACTTTACGGCAATTGAAACCATCTCGGATTGTTTACGTCAGCTGTAAAGTAGCCACCCTCGCTCGTGACCTGAAATTACTTTGTCAAGGTGGGCTATATACCATTAAAAGGGTACAACCTGCAGATTTTTTTCCCCAAACTGCTCATGTGGAAGCAGCTGCATTTCTTGTGCTATCACATTGA
- a CDS encoding transposase: MRQVEKHIIKEGHDWFDYCSDITTISRQLYNTAQFTQRQGFFYGWGTQSQASLDTLFKQNENYKAISAKVAQLVLKQNADAWIAYYKALVAYKLEPTKFTGRPKPPNYVDDKNVVKFNNQAIGKREFNKGFIIPSMSPIRIPVKPGLKFEDLCEVRIIPKTGCFVIEIVYEITELSEFFCSLNPELNAAIDIGLDNLATIVFNDLAIQPIIVNGKPLKSANQFYNKQIAKFRGFLPNRKARSRRIANIVRNRHQFVSSYLHQATKMIVDELLSLGVTHVSIGKNEQWKTRLNLGKRTNQNFTQIPHAIFIEMLTYKLVRVGITVKVAEESYTSKASAIDWDIIPTYQPNNKIKHVFSGKRVKRAWYISKDGLKIHADVNAGYNIGRKSNPEGFDCLQSILRDRGCLVVHPRRITPLFKRVHAESRVA, translated from the coding sequence ATGCGTCAAGTAGAAAAGCACATAATCAAAGAAGGACATGACTGGTTTGATTATTGTAGTGACATTACCACTATTTCCCGGCAGCTTTACAACACTGCTCAATTCACTCAGCGTCAAGGTTTTTTCTACGGATGGGGAACTCAATCACAAGCTAGCTTAGACACTTTATTTAAACAAAACGAGAACTACAAAGCAATAAGCGCAAAAGTAGCTCAACTCGTATTAAAACAGAATGCAGATGCGTGGATTGCTTACTACAAAGCATTAGTGGCTTATAAACTTGAACCAACTAAGTTCACTGGTAGACCAAAACCACCTAATTATGTTGATGACAAAAACGTAGTTAAATTCAATAATCAAGCAATTGGTAAAAGAGAATTTAATAAAGGTTTCATTATCCCATCAATGTCGCCAATCAGGATTCCAGTAAAGCCTGGACTAAAGTTTGAGGACTTGTGTGAGGTACGAATTATCCCAAAAACTGGATGCTTCGTTATCGAAATAGTCTATGAAATTACCGAGTTGTCAGAGTTTTTTTGTAGTTTGAATCCTGAACTGAATGCGGCGATAGATATTGGTTTAGATAATCTAGCGACGATTGTTTTCAATGATCTAGCAATACAACCAATTATTGTAAATGGTAAACCATTGAAATCAGCCAACCAGTTTTATAACAAGCAGATTGCCAAGTTTCGAGGTTTTCTACCCAATAGGAAAGCTCGGTCAAGGCGAATTGCAAACATCGTTCGTAATCGCCATCAATTTGTTTCTTCATATTTACATCAAGCCACAAAAATGATTGTGGATGAACTTCTATCTCTTGGTGTAACTCACGTCTCAATCGGGAAAAACGAACAATGGAAAACACGTCTTAATTTAGGTAAACGTACAAACCAAAATTTTACTCAGATACCACACGCAATATTTATCGAAATGCTGACTTATAAATTAGTTAGAGTCGGTATTACCGTTAAGGTAGCAGAAGAATCTTACACAAGTAAGGCTTCAGCGATTGATTGGGACATCATCCCAACTTATCAACCTAACAACAAGATCAAGCATGTATTCTCAGGAAAACGTGTCAAACGTGCGTGGTATATCAGTAAAGATGGTTTGAAGATTCATGCCGACGTGAACGCAGGGTACAACATCGGCAGAAAAAGTAATCCTGAAGGATTTGACTGTCTCCAGTCTATTCTAAGGGATAGGGGGTGTCTGGTAGTACATCCAAGGCGGATAACTCCACTATTTAAGCGTGTCCATGCTGAAAGTAGAGTCGCTTAA
- the apcD gene encoding allophycocyanin subunit alpha-B, whose amino-acid sequence MTVVNQVILKADDELRYPSSGELKTIQEFLQTGVQRTRIASTLAENEKKIVQEATKQLWQKRPDFISPGGNAYGERQRSLCIRDFGWYLRLITYGVLAGDKEPIEQIGLIGVREMYNSLGVPVPGMVEAINSLKKASLELLSAEDAAQTAPYFDYIIQAMS is encoded by the coding sequence ATGACTGTAGTTAACCAAGTAATTCTCAAAGCCGACGACGAACTGCGTTACCCCAGCAGTGGTGAACTCAAGACTATCCAAGAGTTTTTGCAGACCGGTGTACAGCGGACACGGATTGCTTCTACCCTAGCGGAAAACGAAAAAAAGATAGTTCAGGAAGCAACTAAACAACTTTGGCAGAAACGTCCTGACTTTATCTCCCCCGGTGGTAATGCTTACGGAGAACGCCAGCGTTCTCTATGTATCCGGGACTTTGGCTGGTACTTGCGCCTAATTACCTATGGCGTACTTGCTGGTGACAAAGAACCAATTGAACAAATTGGTTTGATTGGCGTGCGGGAAATGTACAATTCCTTGGGTGTTCCCGTACCTGGAATGGTAGAAGCCATCAATTCTTTGAAAAAAGCCTCCCTTGAGTTACTCAGTGCCGAAGACGCCGCCCAAACAGCTCCATACTTTGATTACATAATTCAAGCAATGTCTTGA
- a CDS encoding type II toxin-antitoxin system death-on-curing family toxin translates to MQTPKFLSNAQVIKIHHRQIQKFGGTFGIRDEGLLDSALAQPQATFGGELLHPTIYEQAAAYLYHLAMNHPFIDGNKRTAFAVMDTFITLNGYSLDLSDEQTYNLVIQVVQREMSKEQLSAFLKLHLMSK, encoded by the coding sequence TTGCAGACTCCTAAATTTCTTTCTAATGCCCAAGTTATCAAGATTCACCACCGCCAGATTCAAAAATTTGGTGGCACTTTTGGTATTAGAGACGAAGGCTTACTAGATTCCGCACTAGCGCAACCTCAAGCTACTTTTGGCGGTGAACTCTTGCATCCAACAATTTATGAACAAGCAGCTGCTTATCTGTACCATCTAGCGATGAACCATCCGTTTATCGATGGTAATAAGCGTACTGCTTTCGCCGTGATGGATACCTTCATCACCTTGAATGGCTACAGTTTAGATTTATCAGACGAACAAACTTATAACTTGGTGATTCAAGTAGTTCAACGGGAAATGTCCAAAGAACAATTATCTGCATTCCTAAAACTGCATCTTATGAGCAAGTAA